A single region of the Lacerta agilis isolate rLacAgi1 chromosome 9, rLacAgi1.pri, whole genome shotgun sequence genome encodes:
- the NAT8 gene encoding N-acetyltransferase 8, producing the protein MGKYHIRRYEDRDYEAARTIFSRGINEHAPAGFRHVLSCPQTHLLLLAVLLATYLGSSSLLLSLGAVAALLALGWIFTKGFWAEYVHDALASDMKDIRQAYLVPKDCNFWVAEAGGEVAGIVAATYPVDPSLHGKALELKRMSVAKEHRGHGLGKALTRTVLLFAQEHGYKEVVLGTSMAQVAAHRTYEGMGFRKVKEICPTALCKLLRFYIFIYRYEIGGSR; encoded by the coding sequence ATGGGCAAGTACCACATCCGCAGGTATGAAGATCGGGACTACGAAGCCGCCCGTACGATATTCTCCCGGGGGATCAACGAACATGCTCCTGCGGGTTTCCGGCATGTTCTCTCTTGCCCCCAGACCCACCTGTTGCTCCTGGCCGTGCTCCTTGCCACCTACCTGggctcctcttccctcctcctttccctcggTGCCGTGGCTGCCCTGTTGGCCTTGGGCTGGATTTTCACGAAGGGCTTCTGGGCGGAGTATGTGCACGATGCCCTCGCCAGCGACATGAAGGACATCCGCCAGGCATACCTGGTGCCCAAGGACTGCAACTTCTGGGTGGCGGAGGCTGGCGGCGAGGTGGCGGGCATCGTCGCTGCCACCTACCCGGTAGACCCGTCTCTGCACGGCAAGGCACTGGAGCTGAAGCGCATGTCTGTGGCAAAGGAGCACCGGGGCCACGGACTCGGCAAGGCTCTCACCAGGACGGTGCTCCTCTTCGCCCAGGAGCACGGGTACAAGGAGGTGGTGCTGGGCACCTCCATGGCGCAGGTGGCGGCCCACCGGACGTACGAGGGCATGGGCTTCCGCAAAGTCAAAGAGATATGCCCCACCGCCCTCTGTAAGCTGCTGCGGTTCTACATCTTCATCTACCGCTACGAGATCGGAGGGTCTCGCTGA
- the LOC117053357 gene encoding probable N-acetyltransferase camello: MERYHIREYRPEDYETARDLFATGMSEYVPTLCVHMLKQPWLILLLSCTFCLLLTSSKSLLLPILAVTLLLAVGRQLLGYIWSMYIDHCLQEDLLDIKAAYLGDKGSCFWVAEADECVVAIVGARPSEEHLGELMLKRMSVRKDYRGLGIAKALCRTVISFAREHGYQSVVLNTLMVQHEARAMYEGVGFRMYHHYVLPTIYGRLANCTVSKYRYDIPSVD, from the coding sequence ATGGAGCGTTACCACATCCGTGAATACCGCCCTGAGGACTACGAGACGGCGCGTGACTTGTTTGCCACAGGGATGAGCGAGTATGTGCCCAccctgtgtgtgcacatgctgaAACAGCCCTGGCTAATCCTGCTCCTGTCCTGCACCTTCTGCTTGCTGCTGACCAGCTCCAAATCGCTCCTGCTGCCCATCCTGGCTGTCACCTTGCTGTTGGCCGTCGGCCGCCAGCTCCTAGGCTACATCTGGTCCATGTACATTGACCACTGCTTGCAGGAGGACCTGCTGGACATCAAGGCTGCttacctgggagacaagggttcctGTTTCTGGGTGGCCGAGGCAGATGAGTGTGTGGTGGCCATCGTGGGTGCCAGGCCCTCCGAGGAACACCTGGGAGAGCTCATGTTGAAGCGCATGTCGGTTCGGAAGGACTATCGCGGCCTTGGCATTGCCAAGGCCCTCTGCAGGACAGTGATCTCCTTTGCCCGAGAGCATGGCTACCAGTCTGTGGTGCTGAACACCCTCATGGTGCAGCATGAGGCCCGCGCCATGTATGAGGGCGTTGGCTTCCGCATGTATCACCACTATGTCCTGCCCACCATCTACGGCAGGTTGGCCAACTGCACTGTTTCCAAGTATCGATATGATATCCCCTCCGTGGACTGA